GTCACAGACCGGTAGTGGGTTGCAGCCCAGAAGTTAGGGACCCCTGCTAATAGAGaacatatttaaaatgttaaattcTAATAGAAGTAAAATTGGTttagaaaatgaatgaaaaaaattcAGTTTAGTTGCTCAGAGGAAATCTTTGCTATCCAATTGGATTTTACTTGATTGTGCACGAGTTGAAATAATGTAAATGCTGCTATTGATGTTGAGGCACCAAATAAAAGTTGCCTGTACTTTTCCCATTAGAAACGGGTCCACTTACAGATTCATTTATACAGCTTCCATTTAATTGTACCTAATGGTCTCTTGTAAACGTGTCTAAGTCATAGAGATGTCACATGTCGATTCTTGCCACTCAGCAAATTTTTCCACTGTCTTTAAGAACCCAAACCTTGTAAATGCATCAAAATTCTTCATCTTCATTATTGAAGTCACACTAAATCCATATTTGCCAGCACCAGGTCTACCTTAGATTACCTTCCAAATATACTGTTGCAGAGAGTCTGAGTTTGTGTAAGcataggaacccccccccccccagaaaagcaGTTTTGTATTTATTGCCATCTTGTCAGTCAACTTTCCCCAACAGAATGAATTGCAAATTCATAAAATTTAGAATTCTCCAAGTTCCCAGGCAATATTTATCTGGGGAATTCTAGAAAATGCAATCTTAATACATGTGGAAGGACATTCGCAGCTGAGCATTCGTTTCATAAATTTTCAAGTTTAGGGTGAGGCATTTATCCTCATCCAGTGCTACATTTATGTATGAACTTCCAGAAGGCATGGACATAGAAGTCTGGTTTGCTCACAAGTAGTAAAAAAGACTTGGGCTTACCCTACACATAAAATCAAAAATTGAAACAAATTAAGGTTATTATTTAATACATTACAAATAAATTGCCTCTTACTTCTGATACACTTGAATCAATGAAGAAGCCATGTGGCTTTGATATTCTCATATTGGATCCATCTAGTGCAATATGCATACaatttgttaaacattttaaTCCCAGTAGGtcccatttatttgattttacgaTTAGCAGAAAGTCAAATAAATGGGACCTACTTGCTGAtacacaattttaaaaatgtaattaaaactTTTATATTTTGCCTAGCCAGTTTCAAAGGATTATAAAGCCCAGACCATTCAGTGTTTAGTGACAAATGTTTGATTTCTTCAAAGTAGTTTAAAAGGGTGTGGGGTAGGTGGAGGGGGCAGCTTATCCCCCTTAAGATGACTGATCAATATTGAATGAATATGGCTCATTGAGATAATTATCTGTTTGAAACGAATGCTGCCATCTTCATACTGGTGGAAATAAAACTACCCTATAGTCTGAGAGCGTGCAGTAACATAAATGGATTAAATAAATACAGTTGTAGAAACACTGAATGAAAGCAGTTAATGGGGGCAATTTTTGCCCGTCTCAGAATTTTTGTATAGATTTCAAGCAGAGGTGTGTACATATGATTCTGCTCTTTTGCCAATAGTCCTTGCTTTACCACAGTTGCTATGACACAATAAAGCAAGACATCACATGATTACAACTTATGATTTCATGCCAGCTTTTTCATTGACTCTGGTTATTGGAAGTTAGCTATGAATCATgtaaatggaaatcaaatgacTCTGGGATGCAGCACTATCATAAATTCAGACCCTGTCTGTAAAGTTATGTTTTCAGTGCTGCTAAATAATTGTTAAAcagggcagttgttaagtgaggactacctctatggcTGGGTCCAATTCAAATACGGAAAAATTTCAGAGGCAAGTTTCCAAGAATGACCAACTGTACATTAGCAGAAGGAAtaacttattcttattcttatttcacCTGAGAGAAATGAATCGGGTAAGTGTTTTTCCTACACCACatgaaagcaaacaaatacaaactgtGGAACCAATTGGAAATGATAAATCTCTACATGATATTTTAGATCTTAAATGCACACTTCAGTTTAATCTATACAATTAGTGTCTTAAATATAtggtacattttaaaaatctaatgtgTATTTCTCCAAGTCATCCTTACATGAATCAAAGGAAATGTTTGCTCTGAATGTTTACAAATACCTACTTTTGAAAGAAGTGAGAGTGCAAGTTGCTACTGATTTTCCACTTTTGTAAatggattccttccttccttccttccttccctccttcctttccttcctttccttcctttccttcctccctcccttcctccccaaatGAATCCATGATCTTGACATtgtcaaagtccagaaaacaactTGTTCACTTTCTTTTGAGTCTATTGCTCAGTGGTGCCTAAACAACTGCTGAAACTGTTTTCCACTGTTAAAAACATTTTATCACAGCCATCATTAGATCTGCATGCCACACTGAAGCAAACTGAGCTGAATGAGAGTTACTGAAATTTAGCTTTGTGTAACTCAAAACTAGTGACTTTCATTTTTGGCTCATCTTTTACTTCGTTTTGATGTCCTCTTTGAAACACTGTGTATAATTATAAGATCCATCTGATTCCTGCAGACCTTCAATGggatgcttttttcctctttgtcttagaattttttaaaaaacattaatttaTTTTGCTTGACAGGCAGTTTATCTGTACCGTTTTGTTTCTGAATAATGTGGATGTCTTTCAAACCAAAATAAATGGTTATTTTATATAATATCACAAATTTGCTATACTAAATCATTCTCATAGCAGGTTTACCATACAAAGTTAGAGGTCTGAGCTAATATCTTTGGAGGCTTCAGGTTGGGAAAGGTAAAAAAATATACACCTGTTTGAATCTTATAGGAACAGATTTTCTTTTAAAGGTTTCAGGCGTATTTCCGGGTATAAAATGCTGAGGaccaagggaaggaaggaagaaataaatgcATAGCAAATAAGAGGAGGATTAGAGAATTGCTGCTGTTCTGTCTTCCACCATTCACTCACCTGTTGCAAGTGAGCCTGGAGTAAACATTTTAGGAGCCAAAACAGCATCATCCTTATGGTAGAGGAGGAAAAATAGAAACATGCTAGAAGGAACTGCAAGATTGCTCTGCttctccacaaagaagagggacaaAATCCCCATGAAAGCTTTATATGATATATAGAGGCACAACATTGCATAttgaatgaaaacaaacaaacaaatatgcttGACTGCAGGCATGTAACTTTTCTGCTGAAGAAGCCTGGTAGGTATCAGAATGGCCTTAATCTCCAGCTTTCATTTTTATCTAATAACAATTACTTCCTCATTGTAAAAGGGGGAAAACCAATCAAGGGTCCATGTGGGTGGGAAATACAGTAGTTTTATGTTTGTGAAATCAGCTTTCCGATAGTTGCCAAGAGATCTGATTTGATCTATAGGCCATGTAGAGGCCTGAGGTGGGGCTAATTCCAAAATGGtagccatttttaaaattattgtaggATAATGGGCCAATgaagactacagtgatccctcgattttcgtggccTCGATTTTCGCTAAacgctataccgcggtttttcaaaaaataataatttaaaaatagtccgtggttttttttctacaccatggtttttcccgcccgatgacgtcatccgtcatcaccaaactaacgtctgccattgctgattggccgaaatctcggccaatcagctttgccatcacaaaaaaaaagcaaacattttgcctgactgctgatggacagaaatctcggccaatcagtgttgtttgccctGCGTGGTTTGGAGcttttggaacttgttaagacttgttggaagatggctcctaaacgttgcacgtgGAGCGGAggtggcgacgctaaaaagagcaggaagatgctgacaattaaggagaaaattgaacttttggacatgctgaaagagggacgctcttatgcagatgttggtcggcattatgggatcaacgaatcgactgtgcgatacattcgcaaagacgaaaagaagataaggcaaacttctctgatgacattcaacaaggctgcaaaaagaatggtgacgcctagaaacaaacgccttatgaagatggaagctgctttgtccgtgtgggtacaagactgccgcaaaaagagcattgctttggatacaaaCACCATaaggacaaaggcacagcaactgtacaaccgtcttggaaacacagaaggaggcgatgcagatgagggaaacccaggtgagggctggttttttttattctgtcattatttaagtgctttttaagaaaggaaggagggaaggaagggagggaaggaaggagggagggagggaaggaaggagggaaggagggagggaaggagttacagtactgtatgctttcattcaagtcacttctctctccctttcctgtcattctctgtagatgaaggtgctggtgactctgaagacccccagccatcaacatcttctgcttcttcagccccagccacattcacagcaagcaaagggtggtttgagaaatttcaacggcgctatggcctgaagagtgtgtcattgcatggagaagctgcctcagcagatacaggtgcagccgaaaactacgtccagggcacgtttaaagacctaattgcagaagggggctaccttccagaacaggtgttcaacatggacgaaacaggcctgttctggaagaggatgccttcacggactttcttgatgcaagatgaagccaaagcccctggctttaaggccatgaaagatcgggtgactttgatcatgtgtgggaatgcagcaggctttttgatgaagccagggctaatttataagtcacgaaatccaagagcactcaagaacagaaataagaatgcattgccagtgtactggatgcataatcctaaagcatggattacaaaacccctcacgcgggactggtttcatcagtgctttatcccacaggtgcaggtttatttggctgccaaaggactcaatttcaaagtgcttctcctaatggacaatgctggaggccatgatgacctggcacatgaacatgctggggtgcaagtcgaattcttgccaccaaacaccacatcgcttatccagccgatggatcaaggtgttatccacgcatttaaggcactgtacacgcgcaattctcttggaagcatcgtggaagcaatggatgctgatgaaaacttcacattgaaggcctactggtgtCAGTACacgattgcatcttgtctgaagaacattcagaatgccttaatggatatgaagtcacagacaatgaatgcctgctggaagaaattgtggccagaagtggtgcgtGATTAcgagggatttgctcccgaagaaattcaagatgctgcagtccagaactctgtgaagctggcacaggcactgggtggagaaggcttcgttgacatgacaccagaggaagtcaatggtttgcttgatgagcatggcctaccactgacagacaaagatctggaggagctgaccaggtcagcgagtgaagaagaggaggaggaagtggaagctgaccaagctgaggaagaagaagatgttggcctaacgcttgagcggattgcagaactgaacagagctgctgcaaatgtacaacgcatggtggaactttgggatccaaACATGACTCACTCTATAcagtttaaggcctcccttgacaacacctttgcaccatacagagccatgttagcccagaaaaagaaactgcgccaacaactgcccataactatgtttgtcacgaaaaccaagaggtctgtcacaccatcacctgcagtgtccattgtagaaatggtgatagaagaagatcccgatttatcctagttatgctaaccccccccccaaaaaatgtaaatatgtaaataaatattgttatcatttataataaggatgactaagtgtcttattcaatgtgtacagtacaggtacaggtagaggtaatgggaaggggaaatggtaattaaggggatgggaaatggtaatttgtgggttaaaagtgttgggactgagtggcatacagaagaatgaatgaatggatgactgagtgaatgaaattcaaacccaggtgagggctggggttttttattctgtcattgtttaagtgctttttaagaaaggaaggagggaaggaaggaaggagggagggaaggaaggagggaaggagagagggaaggaaggagggaaggaggaagggaaggagggaaggaaggaagggaaggagggagggaaggagggaaggaaggagggagggaaggaaggaaggaaggagggaaggaaggaaggagggaaggagggagggaaggagggaaggaaggagggagggaaggagggaaggaaggagggagggaaggagggaaggagggagggaaggaaggagggaaggagggaaggaaggaggcgggcattctaaaagccgagaagccgttgccgccagcgctgcttcaggaggactcgtgccccaagaaagccggtgagaggggcgaatcgggcgggcggggggtagcggcgaggaggccggaggcgctggggggggggtggctgacattaaaaagaacca
This genomic window from Erythrolamprus reginae isolate rEryReg1 chromosome 1, rEryReg1.hap1, whole genome shotgun sequence contains:
- the LOC139160802 gene encoding tigger transposable element-derived protein 1-like, with the protein product MTFNKAAKRMVTPRNKRLMKMEAALSVWVQDCRKKSIALDTNTIRTKAQQLYNRLGNTEGGDADEGNPDEGAGDSEDPQPSTSSASSAPATFTASKGWFEKFQRRYGLKSVSLHGEAASADTGAAENYVQGTFKDLIAEGGYLPEQVFNMDETGLFWKRMPSRTFLMQDEAKAPGFKAMKDRVTLIMCGNAAGFLMKPGLIYKSRNPRALKNRNKNALPVYWMHNPKAWITKPLTRDWFHQCFIPQVQVYLAAKGLNFKVLLLMDNAGGHDDLAHEHAGVQVEFLPPNTTSLIQPMDQGVIHAFKALYTRNSLGSIVEAMDADENFTLKAYWCQYTIASCLKNIQNALMDMKSQTMNACWKKLWPEVVRDYEGFAPEEIQDAAVQNSVKLAQALGGEGFVDMTPEEVNGLLDEHGLPLTDKDLEELTRSASEEEEEEVEADQDIFPSTQLKYGRLKLKYNYSIILYKGF